In Pseudomonas putida, a genomic segment contains:
- a CDS encoding cytochrome D1 domain-containing protein, producing MPFPPVFSPLRHWIAASALLACVTPALAADVLLVGNKADASVSALDIDSGKELVRLAVGKGPHEVVVAPNAQLAVVGNYGAQGTANNSLSVIDWSSRAVMRTVDLGKDSRPHGIRFLPDSQRVVVTTEDSERLLIVDLAQGKVLDRIDVGGGKPHMVALAPGADRAYVTHVDAGTLSVVDLLHKKKIADIPTGNGSEGVAVNPSGSEVWVSNREGNEVVIVDAKRLEVTDRIRTGLFPIRVAMTPDGKYALVTCAKSAELAVIDVAAKREIKRIGLAREGDEYRQTLLGAEALPIGAVVSPDGKRVYVAISGGDQVAVIDTASWSEKDRWKAGPEPDALAIVRQAQEPN from the coding sequence ATGCCCTTTCCCCCTGTTTTCTCCCCACTTCGCCACTGGATTGCCGCCAGCGCCTTGCTGGCCTGCGTCACCCCCGCCCTCGCCGCCGACGTGCTGCTGGTAGGCAACAAGGCCGACGCCAGTGTCTCGGCCCTGGACATCGACAGCGGCAAGGAACTAGTGCGCCTGGCGGTGGGCAAAGGCCCCCACGAGGTGGTGGTGGCCCCCAACGCGCAACTGGCGGTGGTCGGCAACTACGGCGCCCAGGGTACCGCCAACAACAGCCTCAGCGTCATCGACTGGTCGTCGCGCGCGGTGATGCGCACCGTCGATCTCGGCAAGGACTCGCGCCCCCACGGCATCCGCTTCCTGCCCGACAGCCAGCGCGTGGTGGTCACCACCGAGGACAGCGAACGCCTGCTGATCGTCGACCTCGCCCAGGGCAAGGTGCTGGACCGCATCGACGTCGGCGGCGGCAAACCGCACATGGTCGCGCTCGCTCCCGGAGCCGACCGAGCCTACGTGACCCATGTGGACGCCGGAACGCTTTCGGTGGTCGACCTGCTGCACAAGAAGAAGATCGCCGACATTCCGACCGGCAATGGCAGTGAAGGCGTGGCGGTGAACCCTAGCGGCAGCGAAGTCTGGGTCAGCAACCGCGAAGGCAACGAGGTGGTGATCGTCGATGCCAAGCGCCTGGAGGTCACCGACCGGATTCGCACAGGCCTGTTCCCCATCCGCGTCGCCATGACCCCGGATGGCAAATACGCGCTGGTGACCTGCGCCAAGTCGGCCGAGCTGGCAGTGATCGATGTGGCGGCCAAGCGCGAGATCAAGCGCATCGGCCTGGCCCGTGAAGGTGATGAGTATCGCCAGACGCTGCTGGGTGCCGAGGCGCTGCCGATCGGCGCGGTGGTCTCGCCCGATGGCAAGCGGGTGTACGTGGCGATCAGCGGAGGGGACCAGGTGGCCGTCATCGACACGGCCAGTTGGAGCGAGAAAGACCGCTGGAAGGCCGGGCCAGAGCCGGACGCGCTGGCTATCGTGCGGCAGGCGCAGGAACCAAACTGA